The nucleotide window GACTGTCTACTCGAAGGCAGTATCTATTCAAGTTCCAGGAGAGAAATACAGTTTTCACCGAGGGAtgttttaattggacgtatttctaccaaacagaactatgtgcgggtgAGAAAGATTGggcgtgctcgttagttctcgggcGGTAAGAATGCATCggaattttaaagcgccagtgatgTCAGCGGCGCCGATTGATAGACTGAGACTGATCGGTGCCCTTtagctcatgagccctgttcgcAACGCTCTTTTGCCACGCTCACGGCTCATCATgagtcccgcattcagttggcaagtagttctgtttgctgaattcaaaatcccgcttttccatttcaccaaaaggaatcacgcccactctgccgtgctacggaaaaacgtcgtaagaacctacaagcgttgccaaatttcctttgataagctccgaatttcctggtaaatttaggAAACctctccttcaaatttttcatatcatTTTGTTTGGAATTTCACCtaaacttcctgaaaatttcaaggaagaataatcatagctttcctccaaaataaacatttaaaagagggaaatttggcaactctcgaatgttcatacggcgtttttccctaggacGGCAGCACTGACCACATCGTTTCTTGTCCACCTCGCCACGAGAACACCTCTCCTTTCCCACCCGCACATAGCTCTGTTTGGTGGAAATACGACCAATTAGAAGTTGGAAAGGGATGAAGGGGCTCAAAAAGCTGATTGTTAACGTTACGTATTTCATAAATCTCGGAGCCACGTAAGcggcagatacacctgcgagttacaagcgcttgttggaagtgaaacaccaatagggaACCAGGGTTTCGATCGCTCGACGTCGAGCTATCGAAATCCTCCTTGCccattggtgtttcactttcaacaagcgttCGTAACTCGCAGATGTATTTGGGCCTAAAGGCCCAAAGGCCCAAAGGCCCAAGGTCCAATTCAGTCCTAAAGGactgaattggaccgcgttaaacagaaaggaaccaagccacatcagctattgccaaatttaacagggagatttcattttttacgagagaacgtccgcgcagattcctttgaaaattttaaggaatttgctttgtgttgtggagaaaattcactaaaattcgcacaaacattttcatgtaaaaaattaaattgcccgattaaatttggcaatagctgatgaggcttggttcctttctgttaaactcggtccaattcaCATTCGATATCAGCTCGTCAAAACTGAGAGAATTTTTACTGACCTTTTTTCGACGCGAAAGTCCCGACAACAATCTTATCCTCAGGAATGTCTTCCGGTCGATTGGTCGTGGAAAGTCTTGAAAGCCTTGTGAGGAGTCGACCTTGCTTTCCACGTTTCAATTCTTCCGCTTCCGGCTCCTTGAACTCGACCGAAGGGCGCTTCGAGTGCTTCTTCTCCAGGAGCCTTGAATGATCTGCTGAACTTACATAGGATGAGGGTATCGAAGGTTCCTCCTCCACTATTTCCGATACAGGTTTAGAGCGGCCTGAGGCTTCCTCTTTGGCACCTGAAGACTGCCTTGAAAGTCGCCTCTCCGGAGAAGCTTTTGCAGACTCTGTTTCTTCCTTCTTAGTCAATGAGGAGGTTCGTGAAGACTCTCTCGATAGGGTAGATCCCTCTTCTACTATTTCTGGTGACGCTTTAGAAGTGCCCGCCTCACTACCTGAAGGCTGCCTTGAAAGCTTCCTCTCTGGAGAAGCTTTGCCGGGCTCTGTTGTTTCATTTTTAGGGTCGGaaggatttttagcttcttctttttcatcccCTGAAGAACGTCTTGAACGTGGGCTTCCAGGCGTCTCCTCCTTTTCTTCGACAGTTTTAGGAGTCCCTGGAGGAGTTCCCTTCAAGTTTGGTAAAGACGAACTCTTCTTGAGAGTATTTGAACCCCTCTGGGCCTCGTCTTCTGAGGTTTCAGGTAGACTCTTTTCACTGTCAGTTCCCCTTAAGATTGGTAAAGACAAACTCTTTTTGAGGGTTGTTGGAGCCCTCTTGCCCCAATCTTCAGAGGTTCCTCCAAAAGTCTGCTCGCCTTCCTTCGAGGTTTCAGATGGACTCTTCCCACTTTCACTTCGCTTCAAGTTTGGTAAAGACAAGctctttttgagaaattttgccCTCAGGGCCCCGTCCTTTGAGGTTTCTGGTAGACTCTTTTCACTGTCAGTTCCCCTCAAGTTTGGTAAAGACAAACtctttttaagagtttttgggGCCCTCTTCCCTCCACTGTCAGAGGTCCCTTCTGAGGACTGTTCGCCTGCTTCCTCCACGGTTTCAGGTAGACCCTTCCCACTGTCAGTACGCCGCAAGCTGAATAAAGATTTCAGTACGTTGGCCCGTTCCTCATACGGAATTTGGATTGGAACTTTCCCGTCTATCCAAAATCTGAGGGAGCAAAATGATTTCTCAGCCCTGCCGAAGAATTCTACGGTATCAACCCGCTTTTCGATCAAGTAAGATTCAATCTGTTTATAGTTCAGCACACAACTACAGATACGCCCATTGGCTGAAAGAGATGGTACGGCGATAGGTATCAGCTTCGTATGGCTCTGTTCTATATCTCCAAAATGCGTTGCGCACGTAACCGCGCAATCTTCTATTTTGATTTTCTCAcctgaaaagtttaaaaatcttcTGAAGTGTTTAAAAACAAGTCATTATTTAAAGTTGAGTATTTATGATAAGCCGCAGCAAGGCAAAATGTGCCTTAAGGTggacgaaaagaaaaaaagttgactataccgtagcccgtagcctacacggaaaaaaaaattgctgaaagtAACATCCCGGACGTTAAAAATCTGcgcggcaactcttgaatgttgatttGAACGCGACGGTTGTTAATTCAAGGTAGCTAGGATATTACTTTAACAGACAGAGTGTCCAtaacaacattcaagagttgtcgcgcagatttttaacatccggAATGTTACTTCAACATTTTTTCCCCCCGTGTAGAAAAGTTAATTCTGCTTTATATGGCGCTAAGAGCACCCAAAAATTCCCAAAACTGACTGAAATTCAAAGTTCCAGGACGAGAATTAGGAAATTCGCGGGACAACCGTTACCATATTTATACCCTCCAAGAAACCGAAACACCATTTTATCCAGGTATGTTATGATGGAGCCCCTGCCACTTATTTTTAGCtgcaaaatcaaaatatgaccttatttcatctcttccgtGCATGCAACATACATTTAGAAAATCTAATCTTCTCGGAAAACCccgattttaaaagaaaatctgaattttccggaaaatttgtgatgaaaaaaaatggccTTCATTCCTGGACTTAACGCTAAAAGTTTTAAGGACATTTTTACCGAAACTCAAGTGTTTTTTTCGGCGTAGACCTGTATATTGTAAATCACGATATTCTTTGATCATCCATGGTCGATTATTAAATggtgcattttgcaaaaaggaaccaagagcatttcaatgttgctaagattgtgcaacttcaattctttgcagaaaattacagaaatcgtgaataaaattaaatgtccgatggtaatttttgtcttaaattcatagTTGATTGGGAgcaaagataaaacttgtttagatgattgTAGTTTCGATTTGCAAGGtgaagaaagttgcacaatcttagcgacattggaatgtttgtggttcctttttgcaaaatgcaatccaaataaggACGGAGCCTTTAGTGGCCATGACCCTCCGTATGTCTTCTATGGATAGCAAATATAATCAGACCAAATACACGGCTCTGCACAGAAAAGGAAGCTCCCGTTCTAAACGTCCTAAGTACGAACTGTACgtatagacataccatccgttTCAGGTCTATAGGCCGAAAGTTATTTCGGCTTAATGAGCCGTTAGCTCCGACCACTAAACCTGGCGCAGCCGATAACTACGGCCCTCGATCCGAAATGACAGCCTTAAAATCATGGAATGGTATATATTTGTATCCACGTGTAAAGTCCGTAATTACGGTGTTCAGAGctgagttttcttttaatttattttttattattttttatagcACTGTGCGCCACCGTTTAGTTCACGTATagcccaattttttttgtaaccgGACAATGCAATTTGAACAGGTCAAAATTTCTAATGCCAACGATCACCGGTATGTGTTCGACAAAATTCGCTGAATGATTTTCGGTGAAAAAAGCAGCCCAAATAGCCAAATTGCTATGCCTTAATACTATTACGcatgtcgatggtgaaactcccaaagcaCGTATGCGAAATTGCAGACTTCCcatcacactttatttttgtaaactgaaaactactcaacgacagttcttaaaaacttccataGTTTACTTCTGtgtgtgaaaaaaattctgaaaaaatttcaagaatgaaGATGTTCATTTATGTTCCTTGAAAACGTAaagtaggagcggagattttaaaacaccgcaaacgagctaagtggtttgggaatttcacgGTCGATGTGTATGTATTTGACTTAATTTGGCTcgaacaaatggactgcattttgcaatttggaactgtaaattctggctcatctgaaaaacacttatatgcattgggaaactaatggcacacacgttgtttttaaaccgggccggaatttatagttcctaattgcaaaatgcagtccaactggtTATAATGGGTCAGTAATTGCGCCGGTCTCAGAATCGTGCTTTattgcttgattcttgcagatcaactgaaaataagaagatctgtccaaacagcatctttccacgttgaatattaactgagatatcgcgccttgaactactcgatttatgacgtcatccaccgcggtagcacacaccatgttatgcactaccgcggtggatgacggcaAAAACTCggcttttcaaaggacgatatctcggtcaatGTTCAACGCGAGAAGATGCTGTTCGGACGGATCTTCTTAGTTTTAgcagctgatctacaagaatcaagcatcaaaacacgattctgggaccagcacaactgacccatcgtTCTGTAAACTAGGGGGTTTTCCACGCCTCGACGGAAACATGCGGAACAAAAGTAAGTCGACACAAgtgataatggagaatttgcatgcaattttcttattgcttcatctgaaagtgctgaaagagctgatttcacagtaatttttataatatttttctgatgtaggaaatagtataaaaataaatttaaaagtgagaaaatgcaccgcctaatgacgtcatctggcggcatttcccatttaaacacatgtattttaacagattagatcattttgtcaaatcatctccaataattgttcaatttatgaactaagggtatcctcgtgttcagttcacccaGGAGTTTCCTTttaaacacggaattcatcaaatttcagatatctgaaaattctccattgtttcgGTTGACCTGAATCTATAATTTATGAATGATAAACTTATATTCTAACCTTCTGACTCCGACTTGAAAACTCCAAATTTGATGACCGGAGGATGCTCCTTTGCCAATTTCTtagccagatttttttttggcgctGCTGGGCCTCTCCACTTGGGGCATACTGCAAGATTAAGACTCATAAAACATAGCTCTAAAAGCGAAAGTcactgatttatttttaaataacaaTAGAACGGCATCATTAAGGATGAATGAATGTAGTGAAATGGTTGCGATTTCGAGAAAAACTGTTTTGAAGTTGTGTAATAATGTGAGGGGATGTGACACAGATGAACTTCATGCAAAATTCAGTAGGGCAAATCTGAGTTTCTTTGgttgcttatttttttaatagataAAATAGTCTAAAAAGAGAGAGTAACTCTGTAACTCATATCTCAAATGATTCGATATTTTTAAACCTGTCACTCATGGTGCCTCTCGATTAAGAAGTAAAAATTCATCGCGGTTTCGCGTAATGATGAAACGTGAGTAAGTAAGAGAATACGGAAAAagacattaaggtgattcgtcaagctcaagtgacgtagTCGAACtggtatgcgatatatcgcatcttttaggtcaaaaatcctgacagattttgaattttcagccaaaaaaaaacaaaaaacaagcaggaagctccaacgcattcgcgtcggaaagcggctctggcgacggtaggtagttgttacgcgtttacggtttccttggtaacctttgtttgctatcagctgatgtcgagtagtatgattaggaagctccaaccacggcattcttcgaaaaaagcgcgaaaacttatagatttgaattttcaaattttaaacgtaaagtacattttttccagtgcgagattaaagcacagacccgttttgaattattgacagtatcaccatgattccaaaaatacactacacaacatagcattcgctcacaggaaaaagatatcaattaaaataaaatcagtcccccctaaacagcagaaaatggcgccgattcccatcaaccaacacgcggtctctccaatgtaacatggtccgttgatactccccagctgggaccgtccggaatagcagctctagtgcaagcaccagagccgctaacaATAGTCCCTaggcatgagcctaaagaatcattctaattccttaaatcggcaaaattcagagaaatgaaagcaggatagtgtttggaaaaaaacctcgcattcgaaaCAGAAATCGATCTAAcagagcggcgtgctgccagcgagaaacgcgcattggcgcctacaaacctaagtggatacttcaagcattgtgcaatgcgtgaagtatccacttaggtttgtaggcgccagtgagcctctcgcgctgctCTTCGGTTCAGCTATAGATGAaccgaatgcgaggtttttttccaaacactatcctgctttcatttctctgaattttgccgatttgtgGGTTTAgcatgattctttaggctcatgtgcaggggctatcgtccttttttttgctgaaaattcaaaatctgccgaaatttttgacctaaaatatgcgatatatcgcatgccagttcgaccacgtcacttcagcttgacgaatcaccttaatgatcgaCTGACACTAACCGTCCTGAGTTGTAAGTTGAAACTGACAGATCAACTGCTTGAACTTACATGCAAGAATTTggcaaatgcaaaaaatttaagatgATTTGACTCATTGATTTACTCTCCCGTCATAgcaaagagagccgtaagtgcaaaaatgaagttttgaggaaatgggCGCACTAGcgtctgagcggaaaatttcattgaaagaagcctTCGTTCTTTGTCACATTGCCACCCATCATCCGGAAGACTCTTGGAAACCGTTTGGATGGttaaaaattgaccaattttatttcagttatttaagaagggtattattcattttcaaaccaggctagtgttaggcaagacagtcgTAAGTGATAtcctctgcatgctttcgtgctTGCGTTTTGGGTACAccacaaacacattttcaggttagaaatggGTAGAACAGGGCGGTACCGGGCGGCATTAAACTTGAAAGTACTGTttccattggctctctggaggaatagagcctcttacggctgttttgtctgaaattacgtcattttttgcgcacttacggcttcctCATATATCTTGTTTTCAtacgaataagacaaattttgctgtttttgctatttcagtgGTTTTATTTAAAAGACATTAGACGACTTTCGAAGGAAACTCGAATTCGAATATTTGAGACTTACGGCCCTGTTTGCTATCACGGTAGGATCGGCGTcagttcttaaaattttaaaatgtccaaGGAAATTgactcgtattttatttttatgaggaCGGATTTTGGGATGGAAAGAATAATGGGATGCGAACATTTGCTGGAAGCCTACCCAGTATCATTCGGTGACTTATTTGCTAAAGCTCTTAGATAAATATGCGGGTAAACAAATTGAAATTCAATCCGATAGTGGCTCACCTGTTCGGCACATTGGTGCAATGACGCACAGTACAAAAATGATACTCCACCTACGCCACATAGCGCGAATGAAATGAGGCACTtgctttttttacattttagcaactACCGAGCGGCCTTGATTCGGCTGTCTCGAACCAGATTTcatttgccgtttttgacagtGTACCGACATTCGCCGAATTTTTTACCGAGCTTGTAAGCGTCACGTTCAGTCGCAACGCTGAATGgtttattttagttttaatcAGCGACACGTACTCTTGGTGCTGTAAATAAAAGGGGGTTTTCCTCCACTATTTCATCAAGTGCCTTCTTCATGATAGGAACGAAATAGCGCTGTTTAAAATTCtacggaaaaattcagtttcacaCCTGTCCAAAGATATCCTACACAGTTAAAAAAGTCCGTGTTTATGGTTACTTTGGGTTAATACGAGTAACTTTTCCTTCGTCGAATCAACCGAAAGGACTCGGTGGATGATCGAATTGTTGGTTAGATCGACCGAAACTGTAGGCTCGCCATCATTTGCCCGAAGGCTAATTAAAGTGCTTTTTTGTATGTAAGTATGGTCTTTGAGCGTGACATAAAAATTGACCAATTGAATTgtagcattgaaagtaaatgaTCAAccaacccttagatgcccaagccAAGTCATATTGACCAAGGGTTTGCTTAAAACGCGTGCCCTACTGGCTGCATGGTTGTATGAGCTTTcgatataggtctacaaatacatcgtaagaaaataatcagacatcaaattgaaaaataagaaagaaatagTCGAGTATCAATGCACCCAAAGATcacgagttcacgcctcgcgccatcgcgccttcaatttcgtagacgcaacatggacatccgtcaagcactaatagttgtatctctgcgccgacATCAACGCGCGCCTTTCCTTTGCTctgtttccatattgtgtttgtttccgcgTGTTTCATTTGTAATGGTACTTCAAGGGCTACCTGAATAACCCAGCCGAAGATAGAGGAGAGGTAATTGGGCCTGTTTTTTGACTTCACTCCCGAATGTGAGCGACACCATATTGGCAGTATTGATCGGATCATTGCGGGTTCACGTTTCGCGCCATcgcaccttcaattttacaaatgcaacacggacatccatcaagttcgaatagttgtatctctgcgccgccaTAAACGCGCGTTGAggtgtatttttgaaattttatgaaagttcGGGTTAAGTAATCTCTAAATAAGCTATGATTCGTCCAAATCAATActcattctgaaaaaaaaaaaaaaaaaaaaaaaaaaaaaaaaaaaaaaaaactgttagaGGTCTctcatattttgtttctttgtaaTTTGAAGTGAGTTTTTATCGGATCCTAAATTTACTATTTATGCATGACTGTTTGTTATAaaaacacacaatttgagtGGCTTGGAGAACATGCTGCATgagtgcaattttaaaaaaaaattatatattaatgatttcataGAGAACTACCTTCAAAatgtattctgtgaaaaattcacaactaataTCCAATTTTTATGGATTGAGAagtaagtttgaactttctttccgctctaaggctccatgtaattttaaaactttaaacacgtatttctagAATTATCAAATACCGCACTTATGAGTCTTGACCTCCAATTtcctcatttggacgtatttctgtcaaacggacctaagcgccatacggtgaggaaggtagaggggggtttggattggcggcggaaccgggcgtcgggctcattccgtcctatgctctcaatgcttttccatggcgcttaggtccgtttgacagaccgcgctatccgggattctaaattcctcgaaaggaactcaaattggcgcttagttccatttgatagaaatacgtccatttgaaagaTTTTACAAACGAAAGCTTTGATAGCGACCAAACAGCCTTAACCCTCATCATCGATAGGGGCTTGCATACTCATGTAAGAATCCAATAAGTTAGACTCATACAACTCCCGCAATTCAGGCGAGGCACTGATTACGAAGCACCCTTTAAAATGCTTTCATGATCCCCTCCCAACGCCTCCTGTCCGTTCTAAATATCACCCCGACGGAAGACGTGATATTAAAAActtaattaattcaattttataaGGGCACAAAACTTAACTGGTCGGATCGAATTAATAAGACTGCAGAGTCCCGTATTCACCAGGATCGATGTTTTCCCCTTTCTTGCTGGGTTCATCGGCAGcctcccctccccaccccccacTCCGGCTCCCTTTCCCCAAACTATAGTCATCAACTATCGATAGCTTCTCATCTGacgctacggtaaagaatcgattatttaggtgttcgttgctaacaccttgataatcgatcattttccataagtttaatgGAACGATCAATCGATGGttgatcaatcgattcatcgcaaagcgcgACACGCCACTGGAGTATATGCTGCcttgctaaaatcaagaaccacctAACTTTACAAGGGAACCCTGCTTTCATGCGTGGTTTTTCCCCTCGTCCACCCGAGGCGCATCTTCCGCGTGCTCTAACCTTTCTGCGCCTGGTCTCAGCTGTGAGATTGTTTACCTGACATTTATCCCGCTACTTTGATTCGGCTTCAATTACGCGGGGCCTGTGGAAAAAAAGGTTATGAAGCAAAGGCTGAGAACTTCGAGGACGAGTGCGGCATGAACACAGACGACAACTTTTAGCGTTAAGGGTGTATATTAAccatatacctataatgtaataagtcaaaatttcgtaggtattttctttctttctattttattttattttaattcgattattctgttttatttttttcttttgttcttgcaatttatttctgttttatgcagtgttttttttttatcatttcaccTCATCTCGTATTTATTccgttatttttccttttcattttccgttcttcgtgaaattttgatgagattaCATCTATACCATGAACTATCGAGCCtctaaattttcgtttctgGTAACGCTCAGTTCTGGCATTCTACCAGGCCGattgtcagggccggattcatctacttgccgcccatgggccgcctacattttgccacccccttctcattcgttttgaaactcgataaaaaccatcaaacgtgccagcgggggaggggtgcataagacgcatttattcgtgttgaacacattttcaggaaagccctgtcaacactactagcaaaagttcacggaactttgcgcgaaagttaagttccgtaaacctatctctgtgggacaaggccttccattcataagaaatgaacgaaaaaattatgaaagaacaaacataaatgtggttcaatgattttaacttccgccgccgcgccgcgcagaccgcaccgtgtttggcgcaatgcgtgaagtattccgacagttttgtaggcgctatgagtttcacgccgacgaccgctgctgaacgcactgtgtttggcgcattgcgtgaagtattcatgcactcttgtaggcgctatccgtttcacgctaaTCGCagtgaccgtactgtgtttgatgcaatgcgtgaagtattcgtgcagtcttgtaggcgctaatatgtgttaaatgccgatcgccacgcatggggcttctccttttcatctcaagtcctcgtcatcatttctctccaagtcgcgCGCCGTTcgcgttctaggccaaattgcgtgtttgatttctctcgtAACTTGACtcattgagggtgctgtctcttgtatcactaacagacgacaaaattagaaattatactctcaggaaataacagattttgtcgccttttctcgtttgtaattttgttttcataaatccgattttttttatacccacactttaaaaaattgcaaatttttgccgccccttagatttttcgccatgggccacggcccatgtggccacccccttaatccggccctgccggtTGTCATGATTGTTGCGACTATCGACACTGTCTTCATGTAGATGAGCCCGTTATATTcggattttggaaatatgacccagtTTTTTGTATATTACATGCTGTAGGTTGCGAATTCTTCGATTTCaacaatgtaatttttaattatttgctACAGTTCGTTTGATCATTAAACTTCGCCGATTTCCACGATTTTCCGGTTGTCtacaggtgatagtccctagatgagcctgctgtattcagattttggaaatgtgACCCAGGGTTTTTATGTTAGGGTTGACTGGTGAGCTAAGCAAGGTTAGGGACAATAAGCAAAATTTAATGGCAGAAATTGACCAAACTAGAGATGCTGAATCTTGGTTTGTTCCTACGCACCCCCATACAATTCGATTTATGGACGGACAGCCGCAttgcggatcgagtcaattagaaaagtcggacatgaaatttttgactaaaactgcaaattttcatgtttattttgtcacatattaatttttaaagggtgcctctagcagaaaattttacgaagagaaatggcaccacttttagaacctcaaaaaattgtataaacggagttataagagtttaaagtttccaaattttgtccggcctctcctattgactcgcgTTACTGTGAGCCGCCACGTTCTAGCAACAAAGGGCTGCAAAGCGGGCCTTGgtgagcgcgaagcgccctctgataggggttgggccgcgcagTGGTCGTAGTGGCACAGCCCCTAGTATA belongs to Bemisia tabaci chromosome 6, PGI_BMITA_v3 and includes:
- the LOC140224827 gene encoding uncharacterized protein, which produces MWRRWSIIFVLCVIAPMCRTVCPKWRGPAAPKKNLAKKLAKEHPPVIKFGVFKSESEGEKIKIEDCAVTCATHFGDIEQSHTKLIPIAVPSLSANGRICSCVLNYKQIESYLIEKRVDTVEFFGRAEKSFCSLRFWIDGKVPIQIPYEERANVLKSLFSLRRTDSGKGLPETVEEAGEQSSEGTSDSGGKRAPKTLKKSLSLPNLRGTDSEKSLPETSKDGALRAKFLKKSLSLPNLKRSESGKSPSETSKEGEQTFGGTSEDWGKRAPTTLKKSLSLPILRGTDSEKSLPETSEDEAQRGSNTLKKSSSLPNLKGTPPGTPKTVEEKEETPGSPRSRRSSGDEKEEAKNPSDPKNETTEPGKASPERKLSRQPSGSEAGTSKASPEIVEEGSTLSRESSRTSSLTKKEETESAKASPERRLSRQSSGAKEEASGRSKPVSEIVEEEPSIPSSYVSSADHSRLLEKKHSKRPSVEFKEPEAEELKRGKQGRLLTRLSRLSTTNRPEDIPEDKIVVGTFASKKAWFNVTICKVTCRTTFGFVKADDMQKIPFTVAKVSEDETECQCLVNVGTIKKLKMFDPKGHTFKVDRMPDLGPKRKSKPEPKPESKPEPKPEPKPALKPDGAPVDPLQIDDEVMKTRYADFITQCKRFYCAGKVYLENIMTEVEIPYETHKKELEAQEMVAKSGKSKAAWYLGNPGGAKSGAKMPDDNKILMGTVKRTDNQEVLSEEICQGKCDKRYGILELYPGGKCIGYTLGTIARSKKTCNCHLNIDEIEAFFEEQARDLPKKIFEEFVQACKQAGRDVHEAGVRFLTTRTKIKFHAFDSQDSDGEQATSCWKQCA